In Juglans microcarpa x Juglans regia isolate MS1-56 chromosome 4S, Jm3101_v1.0, whole genome shotgun sequence, a single window of DNA contains:
- the LOC121262313 gene encoding folate transporter 1, chloroplastic isoform X2 yields the protein MLASHSKSNSAQWQWENAIAGAVAGFTTVAVMHPLDVVRTRFQVNDGRVFNLPTYKNTPHAIFTIARSEGLRGLYAGFHPAVLGSTVSWGLYFFFYDRAKQRHSKSKEEKLSPGLHLASAAEAGALVCLCTNPIWLVKTRLQLQTPLHQTRPYFGLYDTLRTIIREEGWSALYKGIIPGLFLVSHGAIQFTAYEELRKVIVDFKSKDSKTNSQFDDKLLKSVDYAVLGASSKIAAILLTYPFQVIRARLQQRPSSEGIPRYKDSWHVVKETVRFEGVKGFYKGITPNLLKNVPAASITFIAYENVLKLLKVTRRKE from the exons ATGTTGGCGTCGCATTCGAAGTCGAATTCGGCGCAATGGCAATGGGAGAACGCGATAGCCGGTGCAGTAGCCGGATTCACCACCGTCGCTGTCATGCACCCCCTCGACGTTGTTCGTACTAGGTTTCAAG TTAACGATGGCCGGGTTTTCAATCTTCCAACTTACAAGAACACGCCTCACGCGATTTTCACAATTGCTCGCTCGGAG GGTTTGAGAGGGCTTTATGCTGGCTTCCATCCTGCGGTTCTTGGGTCAACTGTTTCATGGGGCTTATATTTCTTCTT TTATGATAGAGCAAAACAAAGGCATTCAAAAAGCAAGGAGGAGAAGCTGAGTCCCGGTCTTCATCTTGCTTCTGCTGCAGAAGCAGGAGCTTTG GTGTGTTTGTGCACGAATCCTATTTGGCTTGTAAAAACAAGATTGCAGCTTCAGACACCTCTTCATCAAACTCGACCATATTTTGGCCTTTATG ATACCTTAAGAACCATAATTAGAGAAGAAGGGTGGAGTGCACTTTACAAAGGGATCATACCTGGTCTTTTTCTG GTTTCCCATGGTGCTATTCAGTTCACAGCATATGAGGAACTCCGTAAGGTTATTGTTGATTTCAAGTCTAAAGACAGCAAAACTAATTCTCAATTTGATGATAAGTTGTTG AAATCAGTTGATTATGCTGTTCTGGGTGCATCGTCAAAAATTGCCGCCATTCTTCTGACTTATCCGTTTCAG GTTATACGAGCTCGATTGCAG CAACGACCTAGTAGTGAAGGAATTCCAAGATATAAGGATAGCTGGCATGTTGTGAAGGAAACTGTGCG GTTTGAGGGTGTCAAAGGTTTTTACAAGGGCATTACACCAAACCTCCTGAAAAATGTTCCTGCTGCGTCAATAACATTTATTGCGTATGAAAATGTCCTAAAGTTGCTAAAAGTGACAAGAAGGAAGGAGTGA
- the LOC121262313 gene encoding folate transporter 1, chloroplastic isoform X3 codes for MLASHSKSNSAQWQWENAIAGAVAGFTTVAVMHPLDVVRTRFQVNDGRVFNLPTYKNTPHAIFTIARSEGLRGLYAGFHPAVLGSTVSWGLYFFFYDRAKQRHSKSKEEKLSPGLHLASAAEAGALVCLCTNPIWLVKTRLQLQTPLHQTRPYFGLYDTLRTIIREEGWSALYKGIIPGLFLQVSHGAIQFTAYEELRKVIVDFKSKDSKTNSQFDDKLLKSVDYAVLGASSKIAAILLTYPFQVIRARLQQRPSSEGIPRYKDSWHVVKETVR; via the exons ATGTTGGCGTCGCATTCGAAGTCGAATTCGGCGCAATGGCAATGGGAGAACGCGATAGCCGGTGCAGTAGCCGGATTCACCACCGTCGCTGTCATGCACCCCCTCGACGTTGTTCGTACTAGGTTTCAAG TTAACGATGGCCGGGTTTTCAATCTTCCAACTTACAAGAACACGCCTCACGCGATTTTCACAATTGCTCGCTCGGAG GGTTTGAGAGGGCTTTATGCTGGCTTCCATCCTGCGGTTCTTGGGTCAACTGTTTCATGGGGCTTATATTTCTTCTT TTATGATAGAGCAAAACAAAGGCATTCAAAAAGCAAGGAGGAGAAGCTGAGTCCCGGTCTTCATCTTGCTTCTGCTGCAGAAGCAGGAGCTTTG GTGTGTTTGTGCACGAATCCTATTTGGCTTGTAAAAACAAGATTGCAGCTTCAGACACCTCTTCATCAAACTCGACCATATTTTGGCCTTTATG ATACCTTAAGAACCATAATTAGAGAAGAAGGGTGGAGTGCACTTTACAAAGGGATCATACCTGGTCTTTTTCTG cAGGTTTCCCATGGTGCTATTCAGTTCACAGCATATGAGGAACTCCGTAAGGTTATTGTTGATTTCAAGTCTAAAGACAGCAAAACTAATTCTCAATTTGATGATAAGTTGTTG AAATCAGTTGATTATGCTGTTCTGGGTGCATCGTCAAAAATTGCCGCCATTCTTCTGACTTATCCGTTTCAG GTTATACGAGCTCGATTGCAG CAACGACCTAGTAGTGAAGGAATTCCAAGATATAAGGATAGCTGGCATGTTGTGAAGGAAACTGTGCGGTAA
- the LOC121262313 gene encoding folate transporter 1, chloroplastic isoform X4 gives MLASHSKSNSAQWQWENAIAGAVAGFTTVAVMHPLDVVRTRFQVNDGRVFNLPTYKNTPHAIFTIARSEGLRGLYAGFHPAVLGSTVSWGLYFFFYDRAKQRHSKSKEEKLSPGLHLASAAEAGALVCLCTNPIWLVKTRLQLQTPLHQTRPYFGLYDTLRTIIREEGWSALYKGIIPGLFLQVSHGAIQFTAYEELRKVIVDFKSKDSKTNSQFDDKLLKSVDYAVLGASSKIAAILLTYPFQVIRARLQITSCPQKYGMAFRFTWLPY, from the exons ATGTTGGCGTCGCATTCGAAGTCGAATTCGGCGCAATGGCAATGGGAGAACGCGATAGCCGGTGCAGTAGCCGGATTCACCACCGTCGCTGTCATGCACCCCCTCGACGTTGTTCGTACTAGGTTTCAAG TTAACGATGGCCGGGTTTTCAATCTTCCAACTTACAAGAACACGCCTCACGCGATTTTCACAATTGCTCGCTCGGAG GGTTTGAGAGGGCTTTATGCTGGCTTCCATCCTGCGGTTCTTGGGTCAACTGTTTCATGGGGCTTATATTTCTTCTT TTATGATAGAGCAAAACAAAGGCATTCAAAAAGCAAGGAGGAGAAGCTGAGTCCCGGTCTTCATCTTGCTTCTGCTGCAGAAGCAGGAGCTTTG GTGTGTTTGTGCACGAATCCTATTTGGCTTGTAAAAACAAGATTGCAGCTTCAGACACCTCTTCATCAAACTCGACCATATTTTGGCCTTTATG ATACCTTAAGAACCATAATTAGAGAAGAAGGGTGGAGTGCACTTTACAAAGGGATCATACCTGGTCTTTTTCTG cAGGTTTCCCATGGTGCTATTCAGTTCACAGCATATGAGGAACTCCGTAAGGTTATTGTTGATTTCAAGTCTAAAGACAGCAAAACTAATTCTCAATTTGATGATAAGTTGTTG AAATCAGTTGATTATGCTGTTCTGGGTGCATCGTCAAAAATTGCCGCCATTCTTCTGACTTATCCGTTTCAG GTTATACGAGCTCGATTGCAG ATAACTTCTTGCCCCCAGAAATATGGCATGGCCTTTAGGTTTACCTGGCTTCCCTATTAA
- the LOC121262313 gene encoding folate transporter 1, chloroplastic isoform X1: MLASHSKSNSAQWQWENAIAGAVAGFTTVAVMHPLDVVRTRFQVNDGRVFNLPTYKNTPHAIFTIARSEGLRGLYAGFHPAVLGSTVSWGLYFFFYDRAKQRHSKSKEEKLSPGLHLASAAEAGALVCLCTNPIWLVKTRLQLQTPLHQTRPYFGLYDTLRTIIREEGWSALYKGIIPGLFLQVSHGAIQFTAYEELRKVIVDFKSKDSKTNSQFDDKLLKSVDYAVLGASSKIAAILLTYPFQVIRARLQQRPSSEGIPRYKDSWHVVKETVRFEGVKGFYKGITPNLLKNVPAASITFIAYENVLKLLKVTRRKE; this comes from the exons ATGTTGGCGTCGCATTCGAAGTCGAATTCGGCGCAATGGCAATGGGAGAACGCGATAGCCGGTGCAGTAGCCGGATTCACCACCGTCGCTGTCATGCACCCCCTCGACGTTGTTCGTACTAGGTTTCAAG TTAACGATGGCCGGGTTTTCAATCTTCCAACTTACAAGAACACGCCTCACGCGATTTTCACAATTGCTCGCTCGGAG GGTTTGAGAGGGCTTTATGCTGGCTTCCATCCTGCGGTTCTTGGGTCAACTGTTTCATGGGGCTTATATTTCTTCTT TTATGATAGAGCAAAACAAAGGCATTCAAAAAGCAAGGAGGAGAAGCTGAGTCCCGGTCTTCATCTTGCTTCTGCTGCAGAAGCAGGAGCTTTG GTGTGTTTGTGCACGAATCCTATTTGGCTTGTAAAAACAAGATTGCAGCTTCAGACACCTCTTCATCAAACTCGACCATATTTTGGCCTTTATG ATACCTTAAGAACCATAATTAGAGAAGAAGGGTGGAGTGCACTTTACAAAGGGATCATACCTGGTCTTTTTCTG cAGGTTTCCCATGGTGCTATTCAGTTCACAGCATATGAGGAACTCCGTAAGGTTATTGTTGATTTCAAGTCTAAAGACAGCAAAACTAATTCTCAATTTGATGATAAGTTGTTG AAATCAGTTGATTATGCTGTTCTGGGTGCATCGTCAAAAATTGCCGCCATTCTTCTGACTTATCCGTTTCAG GTTATACGAGCTCGATTGCAG CAACGACCTAGTAGTGAAGGAATTCCAAGATATAAGGATAGCTGGCATGTTGTGAAGGAAACTGTGCG GTTTGAGGGTGTCAAAGGTTTTTACAAGGGCATTACACCAAACCTCCTGAAAAATGTTCCTGCTGCGTCAATAACATTTATTGCGTATGAAAATGTCCTAAAGTTGCTAAAAGTGACAAGAAGGAAGGAGTGA
- the LOC121262313 gene encoding folate transporter 1, chloroplastic isoform X5 produces MLASHSKSNSAQWQWENAIAGAVAGFTTVAVMHPLDVVRTRFQVNDGRVFNLPTYKNTPHAIFTIARSEGLRGLYAGFHPAVLGSTVSWGLYFFFYDRAKQRHSKSKEEKLSPGLHLASAAEAGALVCLCTNPIWLVKTRLQLQTPLHQTRPYFGLYDTLRTIIREEGWSALYKGIIPGLFLQVSHGAIQFTAYEELRKVIVDFKSKDSKTNSQFDDKLLKSVDYAVLGASSKIAAILLTYPFQVIRARLQKYGMAFRFTWLPY; encoded by the exons ATGTTGGCGTCGCATTCGAAGTCGAATTCGGCGCAATGGCAATGGGAGAACGCGATAGCCGGTGCAGTAGCCGGATTCACCACCGTCGCTGTCATGCACCCCCTCGACGTTGTTCGTACTAGGTTTCAAG TTAACGATGGCCGGGTTTTCAATCTTCCAACTTACAAGAACACGCCTCACGCGATTTTCACAATTGCTCGCTCGGAG GGTTTGAGAGGGCTTTATGCTGGCTTCCATCCTGCGGTTCTTGGGTCAACTGTTTCATGGGGCTTATATTTCTTCTT TTATGATAGAGCAAAACAAAGGCATTCAAAAAGCAAGGAGGAGAAGCTGAGTCCCGGTCTTCATCTTGCTTCTGCTGCAGAAGCAGGAGCTTTG GTGTGTTTGTGCACGAATCCTATTTGGCTTGTAAAAACAAGATTGCAGCTTCAGACACCTCTTCATCAAACTCGACCATATTTTGGCCTTTATG ATACCTTAAGAACCATAATTAGAGAAGAAGGGTGGAGTGCACTTTACAAAGGGATCATACCTGGTCTTTTTCTG cAGGTTTCCCATGGTGCTATTCAGTTCACAGCATATGAGGAACTCCGTAAGGTTATTGTTGATTTCAAGTCTAAAGACAGCAAAACTAATTCTCAATTTGATGATAAGTTGTTG AAATCAGTTGATTATGCTGTTCTGGGTGCATCGTCAAAAATTGCCGCCATTCTTCTGACTTATCCGTTTCAG GTTATACGAGCTCGATTGCAG AAATATGGCATGGCCTTTAGGTTTACCTGGCTTCCCTATTAA